One part of the Lotus japonicus ecotype B-129 chromosome 2, LjGifu_v1.2 genome encodes these proteins:
- the LOC130736834 gene encoding uncharacterized protein LOC130736834 produces MVLYLRPTKGLMEVFKEELLQGCDHRLCVRHLYANLKTKFGGGVLLRNLMMAAAKATYEEEWREKMQLIKEKNLLAFEWLMEKPTSSWCRHAFSIWPKCDVIMNNLSESFNAAIILARDKPILTMMEWIRTYVMGRFPKMMEKLNNWTGQIMPKPLKRIGFEVGKSKNWIPRQVGNEKFEVRHAHTLQRHVVSLRDRKCSCKFWEINGFPCRHAVCGINFKGYDPKSYVDDCYKRGAFRATYEHEITPLPGPDQWIVTPNDPECILPPLFKRGAGRPKKLRRRDPYDDPNPNKLKRGGAFVRCSRCNQYGHNKKGCKNPIEEEIEIDAAELDAQMDAVLEKLLETESQQATAAPAPGDETHQPTTGQNKKEKKGNKRCSVCKQYGHYKTSCKKYPKKTPNEPISLPGIVIREPTSATVQVPHNNGKQKEKVPEIPRSFDDGCIKSKYIAALIHDNGGATTSCSMVENPEPGSSDPAGSVADAGHQMEIIEEEGGGNVPTQCSVVMDNTLGGST; encoded by the exons ATGGTGCTTTATCTCAGACCAACAaag GGTTTGATGGAAGTCTTCAAAGAAGAGTTGCTCCAAGGTTGTGATCATAGGCTGTGTGTGAGACACCTGTATGCAAATTTGAAGACAAAGTTTGGTGGTGGAGTTCTTTTAAGGAACCTGATGATGGCAGCCGCAAAAGCTACATATGAAGAAGAATGGAGGGAGAAAATGCAGCTCATTAAGGAAAAGAATCTGCTTGCCTTTGAATGGTTGATGGAGAAACCAACATCTTCTTGGTGCAGGCATGCATTTAGCATTTGGCCCAAGTGTGATGTCATCATGAACAACCTCTCGGAGTCCTTCAATGCTGCAATTATTTTGGCAAGAGACAAACCTATTCTCACTATGATGGAGTGGATTAGGACCTATGTCATGGGGAGGTTTCCAAAGATGATGGAGAAGCTTAACAACTGGACAGGTCAGATTATGCCAAAGCCACTTAAAAGAATAGGATTTGAGGTGGGAAAGAGCAAGAACTGGATTCCTAGGCAAGTGGGAAATGAGAAGTTTGAAGTTCGTCATGCTCACACTTTGCAGAGGCATGTTGTAAGCTTGAGGGACAGGAAATGCAGCTGCAAATTCTGGGAGATCAATGGCTTTCCTTGCAGGCATGCAGTGTGTGGAATTAACTTCAAGGGTTATGATCCAAAGAGCTATGTTGATGATTGTTACAAAAGAGGTGCTTTCAGGGCTACTTATGAACATGAAATCACTCCACTTCCTGGCCCTGACCAGTGGATTGTGACACCAAATGACCCTGAGTGCATTCTGCCACCACTGTTTAAGAGAGGTGCAGGGAGGCCCAAAAAATTGAGAAGGAGGGACCCATATGATGACCCTAATCCAAACAAGTTGAAGAGAGGAGGTGCTTTTGTGAGGTGTAGCAGGTGCAACCAGTATGGACACAATAAGAAAGGCTGCAAAAACCCAATTGAAGAAGAGATAGAGATAGATGCAGCAGAGCTTGATGCCCAGATGGATGCAGTACTGGAGAAATTGTTGGAGACTGAATCACAACAGGCCActgcagctccagctccagGTGATGAAACACACCAACCAACAACTGGTCAGAATAAGAAAGAG AAAAAAGGTAATAAGAGGTGCAGTGTGTGCAAGCAATATGGTCACTATAAGACAAGTTGTAAGAAATACCCAAAGAAAACCCCCAATGAACCAATTTCTCTACCTGGGATTGTGATAAGGGAACCAACTTCTGCTACTGTCCAAGTCCCTCACAATAATGGAAAACAG AAAGAAAAGGTACCTGAAATTCCTAGATCTTTTGATGATGGCTGCATTAAAAGCAAATATATAGCTGCACTAATTCATGACAATGGAGGGGCGACTACTTCATGTTCTATGGTTGAAAATCCTGAACCTGGCAGCTCAGATCCAGCAGGTTCTGTAGCAGATGCAGGACATCAAATGGAAATAATagaagaagaaggtggaggAAATGTTCCAACACAGTGCAGTGTTGTGATGGACAACACCCTTGGAGGTTCAACTTGA
- the LOC130736835 gene encoding uncharacterized protein At4g04775-like, which produces MDSSSGFKGSTASSSRSRQRPRSATARANCPCGLPLIIYTAGTRVNSERRFLRCRNWHLPGTCNFFFWIDDPVDERQPRHVEADTDISEIDNSSNSVLPGPDLKKKMKKLKKKVEIETFHKNVARLIALISWIVTVLVFLYGKSLKGMYVVVCGMKYLLCSMNST; this is translated from the exons ATGGATAGTTCTTCTGGTTTCAAGGGTTCCACTGCTTCCTCTTCTCGTTCCAGGCAGAGGCCACGATCTGCAACTGCAAGGGCTAACTGTCCTTGTGGTCTTCCTCTCATTATTTACACTGCTGGTACTCGAGTGAACTCAGAAAGGAGGTTTTTGAGATGCAGAAATTGGCAT TTACCAGGCAcatgtaatttctttttttggatTGATGATCCTGTTGATGAAAGACAACCCAGGCATGTAGAGGCTGATACTGACATTTCTGAGATTGACAATTCATCTAACTCTGTGCTTCCTGGACCtgatttgaagaagaagatgaagaagttaAAGAAGAAGGTTGAAATTGAGACATTTCACAAGAATGTTGCACGGTTGATTGCTCTGATTTCTTGGATAGTCACAGTTCTGGTGTTTTTGTATGGCAAgagtttgaag GGGATGTATGTGGTTGTTTGTGGGATGAAATACTTGTTGTGTAGCATGAATTCAACTtaa